A single region of the Oenococcus kitaharae DSM 17330 genome encodes:
- a CDS encoding ATP phosphoribosyltransferase regulatory subunit: MHKINLPLGTRAEFGEGALKKQTVIADLHRCLQARNFMKVDTPLLEYQEVFANFDLKQMRTYQLLDKNNQTVVLRPDLTLPIARLLATTNIKLPEKFYYVGDLFKIAKELSGRNNQMTQAGIELVGYTSIKAELECLLLINRISRKWLDGRVKIEIGHARFADDLLSSLTIDEDLKQQIKQTLFHKKIPEYENLIALFADRPVYPFLQKWPRLFGSIQAVAQMLKGIDLTPSAKRALTKVMTVADLIAKIPGQEVMIDLSAAPPQQYYTGLTFKGFVDDLPDYLFSGGRYDQLLADFQSQAEAAVGMGIDIDLLAERIKLPEKQQRKTYLFFQADQAAQAAKILAEHNDLVLSLEDDWQTAARKAHAIGADLLKINEKGEVEHVFENSFD; this comes from the coding sequence ATGCACAAAATCAATTTGCCATTAGGCACACGCGCAGAATTTGGTGAAGGCGCGTTAAAAAAACAGACAGTGATTGCTGATTTGCATCGCTGCCTTCAAGCAAGAAATTTTATGAAGGTCGATACGCCTTTGCTGGAGTATCAAGAAGTTTTTGCTAATTTTGATCTGAAACAAATGCGGACTTATCAGCTGCTGGACAAAAATAATCAGACGGTCGTTTTGCGGCCGGATCTGACTTTGCCGATTGCACGCCTATTAGCAACAACGAATATCAAATTACCGGAAAAGTTTTATTATGTTGGCGATCTTTTCAAAATTGCCAAAGAACTCTCTGGCAGAAATAATCAGATGACGCAAGCTGGTATTGAACTGGTTGGCTATACCTCGATTAAAGCTGAGTTAGAATGCCTGCTGCTGATTAATCGGATTAGCCGTAAGTGGCTCGATGGCCGCGTGAAAATCGAGATCGGCCATGCACGTTTTGCTGACGACCTGCTGTCAAGCCTGACAATTGACGAAGATTTAAAACAGCAGATCAAGCAAACTCTGTTTCATAAAAAAATTCCTGAATATGAAAACTTGATTGCTCTCTTTGCAGATCGTCCAGTCTATCCTTTCTTACAAAAATGGCCGCGTCTATTCGGCAGCATCCAAGCTGTTGCGCAAATGCTTAAAGGTATTGATTTGACGCCCTCAGCCAAACGTGCCTTAACAAAAGTCATGACTGTGGCAGATTTGATCGCCAAGATTCCCGGTCAAGAAGTCATGATCGATTTAAGCGCTGCACCGCCTCAGCAATATTATACAGGCCTGACTTTCAAAGGTTTTGTCGATGACCTGCCAGATTATCTCTTCAGCGGCGGCCGTTATGATCAACTGCTGGCGGATTTTCAATCACAAGCTGAGGCTGCAGTCGGCATGGGAATTGATATTGATCTGCTAGCTGAGCGCATTAAACTGCCGGAAAAACAGCAGCGGAAAACTTATTTATTTTTCCAAGCTGATCAAGCGGCGCAAGCTGCCAAAATATTAGCTGAACACAATGACCTTGTTCTTTCCCTGGAAGATGATTGGCAGACAGCGGCACGCAAGGCCCATGCAATTGGTGCTGATTTGCTGAAAATAAATGAAAAGGGAGAGGTAGAACATGTCTTTGAAAATAGCTTTGACTAA
- the hisJ gene encoding histidinol-phosphatase HisJ, with product MKIDGHTHTELCPHGSRESTEKMIQKAIQLGFDHYCITEHAPLPLAFSQRYKGNPLGLSTASLAWEDLDAYFDLAEGLQKKYADQIQISVGFEVDYLPGFEKETRAFLNQYGPRTQQNILSVHFMAGTDDAMWCLDFDTDDFQAAFSSLLSDPQKLYARYFQLVYGSAAADLGPYRPQRIGHMSLIKKYADFFKLPDDFGADSLALINRTLDLLAKQGRELDFNTAGLYKTYCNDFYPGRQICQLAQKKGIPLVFGSDAHAISEVGRGYHLTQMLN from the coding sequence ATGAAAATTGACGGTCACACACATACAGAATTATGTCCTCACGGAAGCCGAGAATCGACAGAAAAAATGATTCAAAAAGCGATTCAACTGGGTTTTGACCACTATTGCATTACGGAGCACGCGCCATTGCCGCTGGCTTTTTCCCAACGTTATAAAGGCAATCCGCTGGGCCTGTCAACAGCGTCGCTCGCTTGGGAAGATTTAGATGCTTATTTCGATTTAGCCGAAGGGCTGCAAAAGAAGTACGCCGATCAGATTCAGATTTCTGTTGGCTTCGAGGTAGATTATCTGCCGGGTTTTGAAAAAGAAACACGGGCCTTTTTAAACCAATACGGCCCGCGGACACAGCAGAATATTTTATCGGTTCATTTTATGGCTGGAACTGATGACGCCATGTGGTGCCTGGATTTTGATACCGATGATTTTCAGGCAGCCTTTTCGTCATTGCTATCGGATCCGCAAAAGCTTTATGCACGTTATTTTCAGTTGGTCTACGGTTCTGCAGCGGCTGATCTGGGCCCTTATCGACCGCAGCGGATTGGCCATATGAGCTTAATTAAAAAGTATGCTGATTTTTTTAAACTGCCTGATGATTTTGGTGCAGACAGCTTAGCCTTGATTAACCGAACGCTGGATTTATTAGCCAAACAGGGTCGGGAATTGGATTTCAACACCGCTGGCCTCTATAAAACCTATTGCAATGACTTTTATCCCGGCCGGCAAATCTGTCAATTAGCCCAGAAAAAAGGCATTCCACTGGTCTTCGGTTCTGACGCACATGCCATCAGTGAAGTTGGCCGCGGCTATCATTTAACACAAATGTTGAATTAA
- a CDS encoding iron chaperone — MAEKTGFSDFEKEAMRDRIEELRREQSNNKDPKKGEADVLEKISEMTDSEADIALKLHHLVKKIAPQLQAKTWYSMPAYCNPDGKVLLFFQCATKFKSRYNTLGFSDQAHLDQGTLWPSSFALTAWNDATEAQVTSLIKQALQPFN, encoded by the coding sequence ATGGCTGAGAAAACAGGTTTTTCTGATTTTGAAAAAGAAGCAATGCGCGACCGGATTGAAGAGCTGCGGCGTGAGCAAAGCAACAATAAAGACCCGAAAAAAGGCGAAGCTGATGTCTTGGAAAAAATTTCTGAAATGACAGACTCAGAAGCTGATATTGCTTTAAAACTGCATCATTTAGTGAAAAAGATCGCCCCACAGCTGCAAGCCAAGACTTGGTACAGCATGCCGGCTTACTGTAATCCGGATGGTAAGGTTCTGCTCTTTTTTCAGTGCGCAACCAAATTCAAATCACGTTATAACACGCTGGGTTTTAGTGACCAAGCACATTTGGATCAAGGCACATTGTGGCCGAGTTCTTTTGCTTTAACAGCATGGAACGATGCAACAGAAGCACAAGTCACCAGTCTGATCAAGCAGGCACTACAACCCTTTAATTAG
- a CDS encoding NAD(P)H-hydrate epimerase, translated as MTGQYISAEQASAFDDFTINQIGVPSAVLMEKAALAVYDRLLKSPAFNLKKVLVIAGSGNNGGDGIAVARLLYLRGIPVTIWLLGQQDKASVQTQLQLKIVKNYGLPIENQIDEENFSKYTCLVDAIFGVGLSREIEGNYAQAVNRINASTAAVMAVDIPSGLHADDGKVLGTSVQADETVTMSYNKMAMATEQGRQLAGLVTVADIGIYDPNCLPAN; from the coding sequence ATGACAGGACAATATATTTCTGCTGAACAGGCTTCAGCTTTTGATGATTTTACAATTAATCAGATTGGTGTTCCATCGGCTGTTTTAATGGAAAAAGCGGCTCTGGCCGTTTATGACAGGCTGCTTAAAAGTCCGGCATTTAATCTAAAAAAGGTACTGGTTATAGCCGGATCGGGGAATAACGGTGGTGATGGCATCGCTGTGGCTCGGCTGCTTTATCTAAGGGGCATTCCCGTGACTATTTGGCTATTGGGCCAACAGGATAAAGCCTCCGTACAAACACAACTGCAACTGAAGATCGTTAAAAATTATGGTTTACCGATTGAAAACCAAATTGATGAAGAGAATTTTTCTAAATATACTTGTTTGGTTGATGCTATTTTTGGTGTGGGTCTGTCTAGGGAAATTGAAGGTAATTACGCCCAAGCAGTTAACAGAATTAATGCTAGTACAGCGGCCGTGATGGCAGTTGATATACCGAGCGGTCTGCACGCTGATGATGGCAAGGTTTTAGGGACGTCTGTCCAAGCAGATGAAACGGTGACAATGTCATATAACAAGATGGCCATGGCAACAGAACAGGGACGCCAGTTAGCTGGACTGGTTACAGTGGCAGATATTGGTATCTACGACCCGAATTGTTTGCCAGCTAATTAA
- a CDS encoding DUF975 family protein — translation MERRVLKQEAKTLLNQHFSFFLLLFLPALIFSWLSAGSNVQSPMYIWTNWDSISSLFGILSGFLLTGAMLTAMDSLRKPIEFTESFKKAFRIFENGQYFIGFICISLLQLMFTLLWMLLFIVPGLIKSISYSQAFYIYRDHLDNNDPIGYLEAITESRKLMNGYKADYFVLYLSFILWGMLVLVTLGIASIWVAPYINLTLANFYNHLSGQTGSTKTDENTVLPHEA, via the coding sequence TTGGAAAGACGCGTTTTAAAACAAGAGGCTAAGACATTACTCAATCAACACTTTTCATTCTTTTTGCTATTATTTTTACCCGCTTTGATTTTCAGCTGGCTATCAGCAGGATCGAATGTTCAATCACCGATGTATATATGGACGAATTGGGACAGTATTTCCAGCTTGTTTGGTATTTTAAGCGGTTTTCTGCTTACGGGTGCGATGCTGACTGCTATGGACAGCCTGCGCAAACCGATTGAATTTACCGAGTCCTTTAAGAAGGCCTTTCGTATTTTTGAAAACGGTCAATATTTTATTGGCTTTATCTGTATTTCGCTTCTGCAATTGATGTTTACTTTGCTGTGGATGCTTTTGTTCATCGTTCCTGGCCTCATCAAATCAATTTCTTATTCGCAAGCCTTTTATATATATCGTGATCATTTGGATAATAATGACCCGATTGGTTATCTTGAGGCGATCACTGAGAGCCGGAAATTGATGAATGGTTATAAGGCAGATTACTTTGTTCTGTACTTGAGTTTTATTTTATGGGGAATGCTGGTTCTGGTGACTCTTGGAATTGCATCGATCTGGGTAGCTCCATATATTAACCTGACATTGGCCAATTTTTATAATCATTTATCTGGCCAGACAGGATCAACTAAGACTGATGAGAACACCGTTTTGCCGCATGAGGCCTGA
- a CDS encoding 2-keto-4-pentenoate hydratase translates to MTEEVENYQGLSVNETKMVDALFQAYQSHQALKESDFKGFVTDDQSAYRVQRQLTELKNEKVGGYKVSLTSKQTQDMFDADSPLYGAQVASHFLKSPAHLTQKQLMAPLAEVEMLFTAKEDLSSQDSLEDLMRKTQVAPAVEVPDSRFADWFPSLSKHMVMADAAVGGYVVYGQEVDTNQLFKQVDDLAHVKCQLFFNDKKVKDGASSEVLGNPLNSLHWLTSKLAEQGMQLKAGQRVSSGTFLLPESLKAGHWQATFDQGLGEVSVTVSEN, encoded by the coding sequence ATGACCGAAGAAGTAGAAAATTATCAAGGATTATCTGTTAACGAAACAAAAATGGTAGACGCTTTATTTCAGGCTTACCAATCACATCAAGCATTGAAAGAATCAGATTTTAAAGGATTTGTCACTGATGACCAGAGTGCCTATCGTGTTCAAAGACAGTTAACAGAATTGAAAAATGAAAAAGTTGGCGGATACAAAGTTTCATTGACCAGCAAGCAGACACAGGATATGTTTGACGCGGATTCACCACTTTATGGTGCTCAAGTAGCCAGCCACTTTTTGAAGTCGCCAGCACATTTGACACAGAAACAGCTAATGGCACCGTTGGCGGAAGTGGAGATGCTTTTTACTGCTAAAGAGGATTTGTCCAGTCAAGATTCACTAGAAGATTTGATGCGTAAGACGCAAGTCGCACCGGCTGTTGAAGTACCGGACTCTCGTTTCGCAGACTGGTTCCCTAGCTTGTCCAAGCACATGGTTATGGCAGATGCAGCTGTTGGCGGATATGTCGTCTATGGCCAGGAAGTTGATACGAATCAGTTGTTTAAGCAGGTTGATGACTTGGCTCATGTAAAATGCCAGTTGTTCTTTAATGACAAAAAAGTCAAGGATGGGGCATCTTCAGAAGTACTTGGCAATCCTTTGAATTCTTTGCACTGGTTGACAAGCAAATTAGCAGAGCAGGGAATGCAGTTAAAAGCTGGTCAGCGCGTTTCAAGCGGAACCTTCCTGCTGCCAGAATCATTGAAAGCTGGACATTGGCAAGCGACATTTGACCAGGGATTGGGTGAAGTATCCGTGACTGTTTCGGAAAATTGA
- a CDS encoding M15 family metallopeptidase: MVLNAQEAQMTPIKKLVDLWDNEQVRQIRIIPENDPLVSLNYFPERIIISPQYFIQGLDGALPDLYARQQVYQQLLKAADLLPEGYKFVIFDAWRSIATQMALFDKMKGFVLRDHPDFDDKQVTTAARRIVALPATDIEKPSPHNTGASLDLSVADASGQLLDMGGSFDDAGAYSRTDFYEDHADTPRDHRAQQNRRLLYQLMITAGFSNYIEEWWHFDYGNQNWAYALGKDHALFGATSPKFPWI, translated from the coding sequence ATGGTACTTAATGCCCAAGAAGCGCAAATGACACCAATTAAAAAACTTGTTGACCTTTGGGACAATGAGCAAGTCAGACAAATTAGAATTATCCCAGAAAATGATCCCCTTGTATCACTGAATTATTTTCCCGAAAGAATCATCATCAGCCCCCAATATTTTATTCAAGGATTAGACGGCGCCCTGCCCGACCTTTATGCACGCCAACAGGTCTATCAACAATTATTAAAAGCCGCTGACTTATTGCCAGAGGGCTATAAATTTGTCATTTTCGATGCCTGGCGCAGCATCGCGACTCAAATGGCTCTCTTTGATAAAATGAAGGGCTTTGTCCTCAGGGACCATCCCGATTTCGATGACAAACAAGTCACGACAGCAGCTAGACGGATTGTAGCTTTGCCAGCCACAGATATCGAAAAACCATCTCCGCATAATACTGGTGCTTCTTTAGACCTGAGTGTTGCAGATGCTTCCGGTCAGCTTTTAGATATGGGCGGCAGTTTTGATGATGCTGGTGCATATAGTAGAACAGATTTTTACGAAGACCATGCCGATACGCCAAGAGATCATCGCGCACAACAAAACCGTCGGCTGCTCTATCAGCTGATGATTACTGCTGGTTTTAGCAACTACATCGAAGAATGGTGGCATTTTGATTATGGTAATCAAAACTGGGCTTATGCCTTAGGCAAGGATCACGCTCTGTTTGGTGCAACCTCGCCAAAGTTTCCTTGGATCTAA
- a CDS encoding threonine/serine ThrE exporter family protein, with the protein MTIHWGRFVANRDTLSASAVLEDKSSLVGRVGILMLACGTGAWRVREAMNTIARSLGLTCSADIGLISIEYTCFSENLSYTQVLSLPTTGVNTDKLDQMERFVDHFEEKSLPLSVREIHEQLDAIQRKPGNYSYWQAAFAAALACSGFVFLLGGGIVEMICSFIGAGMGNLLRRKLIDHHITTLACTAAGVALASLSYLGIFKLLGIFFMISPQHEVGYIGAMLFVVPGFPFITSMLDMSKSDMRSGLERLTYALMITLVATLVGWLVALLVHFAPGNFLPLGLNDWQLMLLRIPASFCGVYGFSMMFNSPWRMAFLAGCIGAVANTLRLELVDLTNIPAAAAAFAGALTAGMLASLINRKTGFPRISLTVPAIVIMVPGLYIYRAMYYIGLNHISAGATWLTQAILIIMFLPMGLFVARLIMDKRWRYSD; encoded by the coding sequence ATGACGATTCATTGGGGGCGTTTTGTTGCAAATCGAGATACTTTATCAGCTTCAGCTGTGCTTGAAGATAAATCATCGCTTGTTGGACGTGTCGGTATTTTGATGCTGGCTTGCGGAACTGGTGCCTGGCGGGTGCGTGAGGCCATGAATACGATCGCGCGTAGTTTAGGGCTGACATGTTCGGCGGATATCGGACTCATTTCGATTGAATACACTTGTTTTAGCGAAAACCTCAGCTATACACAGGTACTGTCTTTGCCGACAACTGGCGTGAATACAGACAAATTGGATCAGATGGAACGATTTGTCGACCATTTTGAAGAAAAAAGTCTGCCCCTATCTGTCCGCGAAATTCATGAACAACTGGATGCGATTCAAAGAAAACCTGGTAACTATTCATATTGGCAGGCTGCTTTTGCCGCAGCTTTAGCCTGCAGCGGCTTCGTTTTCCTGCTTGGTGGCGGTATTGTCGAGATGATCTGCTCTTTTATTGGCGCTGGCATGGGAAATTTGCTGCGCCGAAAACTCATCGACCATCACATTACGACATTGGCCTGCACGGCTGCCGGTGTCGCTTTGGCCAGCTTGTCATATCTGGGTATTTTTAAACTGCTTGGTATCTTTTTTATGATTTCACCCCAGCATGAAGTCGGCTATATTGGCGCCATGCTCTTTGTGGTTCCAGGATTCCCATTTATTACGAGCATGCTGGATATGTCCAAATCTGATATGCGGTCTGGCCTGGAACGATTAACTTATGCCTTAATGATCACTTTAGTGGCCACCTTGGTCGGCTGGCTGGTTGCCTTGCTAGTCCACTTCGCGCCGGGCAATTTTCTGCCTTTGGGTCTCAATGATTGGCAATTGATGCTGCTGCGGATTCCAGCTAGTTTTTGTGGTGTCTACGGCTTTTCAATGATGTTCAACAGCCCTTGGAGAATGGCCTTTTTAGCTGGCTGCATTGGTGCTGTCGCAAATACACTGCGGCTGGAATTGGTTGATTTGACAAATATACCAGCAGCAGCGGCGGCGTTTGCCGGTGCCCTGACAGCCGGCATGCTGGCTTCTTTAATCAATCGCAAGACTGGCTTCCCTCGAATCAGCTTGACTGTGCCGGCAATCGTAATCATGGTGCCGGGCCTTTATATCTATCGTGCCATGTATTATATCGGGCTGAATCATATTTCAGCCGGTGCCACCTGGCTGACGCAGGCAATTTTAATTATTATGTTTCTGCCAATGGGTCTTTTTGTTGCACGGCTGATCATGGACAAAAGATGGCGTTATTCAGATTAG
- a CDS encoding NrtR DNA-binding winged helix domain-containing protein codes for MLEATILERPYITITNVIWSYDQKNDQLQLLLVKRADEPYKNFWALPETFMRTQESGETAVLRLIKEKIGLNLSSVHTEQLGTFTNKLRAPDRRVLSLAYMTFLPEMPKLKAGYGALDAHWFSFSSQKGRFCLTHGQSRFYTAAEDDEAVYYEHLNALSPQTDLAFDHEWIVKAACQRIKNKLDYQPNILLVLGDTFTLKKARSVFAAFLQLPIDKIDNSNFKKTHQHLFEEVGISNSKYKGRPAKLYHLSYLIE; via the coding sequence GTGCTAGAAGCGACAATTCTCGAACGTCCATATATCACGATTACAAATGTGATTTGGAGTTACGATCAGAAAAATGACCAGCTGCAGTTATTATTAGTTAAAAGGGCCGATGAGCCCTACAAGAACTTTTGGGCGCTGCCAGAGACTTTTATGCGGACACAGGAAAGTGGCGAGACTGCCGTTTTGCGTCTGATCAAAGAGAAAATCGGTTTAAATCTATCCAGTGTCCATACAGAACAATTAGGTACTTTTACGAATAAATTGCGTGCCCCTGACCGGCGTGTCTTGTCTTTGGCCTATATGACTTTTCTGCCGGAAATGCCTAAGCTGAAGGCGGGCTATGGTGCTTTGGATGCCCATTGGTTCTCGTTTTCATCACAGAAAGGCCGTTTTTGCCTGACACACGGCCAATCACGTTTTTACACCGCTGCAGAAGATGATGAAGCTGTCTATTACGAGCATTTAAATGCTTTGTCGCCGCAAACAGACTTGGCTTTTGACCACGAATGGATCGTCAAAGCTGCTTGCCAGAGAATTAAAAACAAGCTGGATTACCAGCCGAATATCTTGCTGGTTTTAGGTGATACGTTTACGCTTAAAAAAGCACGGTCAGTGTTTGCCGCTTTTTTGCAGCTGCCGATTGATAAGATTGATAATTCGAACTTCAAAAAAACTCATCAGCATTTATTTGAGGAAGTCGGTATCAGCAATAGCAAATATAAGGGCCGCCCAGCCAAACTCTATCATTTATCTTATTTGATCGAGTAG
- a CDS encoding LacI family DNA-binding transcriptional regulator, translating into MKRATISDVAKEVGVSATTISHYLNGRFNKMSPETKEAVKQAIKRLQYRPFSSARDMRQQHTKMIGVIVADTTNMFSSLLFTGIYNFFQPLGYSVLLLNANNSGREEGVGIDRLLSQRVDGFIIQASRRHFRSYKNIVDAGTALVFADREVDGQPAYISKVVTNNFASSYNLGSEAAKRGYTRLILVCRIKNISAQSPRIAGFRSAAADFHEQVSMINIFGHDDLWLQKELLAMTADKTQRTLLVALMGPILFKILSFCREFKVAFPQDVGLLSFDDWNWSRFVADGIDLMEQDPMEMGRQSAMNLHQSLLDGPDKKGKAVVVAAKRVYGGSF; encoded by the coding sequence ATGAAACGCGCCACAATTTCAGATGTCGCTAAAGAAGTGGGCGTTTCAGCAACAACGATTTCTCATTATTTAAATGGCCGTTTTAATAAAATGAGCCCTGAGACAAAAGAGGCGGTTAAACAAGCCATTAAAAGGCTGCAGTATCGGCCTTTTTCCTCAGCTAGGGATATGCGCCAGCAGCATACAAAAATGATTGGTGTTATAGTTGCCGATACGACAAATATGTTCTCTTCTCTGCTCTTTACGGGTATTTATAATTTTTTTCAGCCACTGGGCTATAGTGTGCTCTTGCTGAACGCGAATAATTCCGGTCGGGAAGAAGGTGTGGGCATTGACCGTTTGCTATCGCAAAGGGTAGATGGCTTTATTATTCAGGCCAGCCGCCGCCACTTTCGATCTTATAAAAATATTGTTGATGCCGGGACAGCTCTAGTTTTTGCGGATCGCGAAGTTGACGGCCAACCGGCTTATATCAGCAAGGTTGTCACGAATAATTTTGCGTCTAGCTATAATTTAGGCAGTGAAGCCGCTAAACGAGGCTATACGCGCTTGATTCTTGTCTGTCGCATCAAAAATATTTCGGCTCAAAGTCCGCGAATAGCAGGTTTTCGCTCGGCAGCAGCAGATTTCCATGAGCAGGTCAGTATGATTAATATTTTTGGCCATGATGATCTTTGGCTGCAAAAGGAACTTTTGGCCATGACGGCCGATAAAACACAGCGAACGCTGTTGGTGGCTTTAATGGGGCCGATTCTGTTTAAAATTTTATCTTTTTGCCGGGAGTTTAAGGTTGCTTTTCCTCAAGATGTTGGATTGCTAAGTTTTGATGACTGGAATTGGTCGCGTTTTGTCGCCGATGGCATTGATTTAATGGAACAGGATCCGATGGAAATGGGTCGGCAGTCCGCGATGAATTTACATCAATCCTTGCTGGATGGGCCGGATAAAAAAGGCAAGGCAGTCGTGGTTGCGGCTAAACGTGTCTACGGCGGATCTTTTTGA